One genomic window of Oncorhynchus kisutch isolate 150728-3 linkage group LG26, Okis_V2, whole genome shotgun sequence includes the following:
- the LOC116357742 gene encoding trace amine-associated receptor 13c-like encodes MEKHEDVQYCFQDRNSSCRKALLSTSIYITLYIFFSLISAVTVFLNVLVIISISHFKQLHTPTNLLILSLAASDLLVGLIVIPVMTVAIMEPCWGFGEYFCVFHLYMAFLCTSLSLGNLVLISIDRYVAVCDPLSYHSKITITRITCCISITWCCCIIYRAANVQFFVNLQVPSRCLKECTAVEGSIWVNITDIVITMVVPCSIIITLYMKIFVVARSQARKVFSKEAASESGVKTVQANKSERKAAKTLSIVVFNYFICWIPSLFAFFFFSVLGDYLLAYFISFLAFVNSLINPIIYAFLYPWFKVTAKLILRRSLFQ; translated from the coding sequence ATGGAGAAACATGAAGATGTTCAATACTGTTTTCAGGACAGAAACTCTTCTTGCAGAAAGGCTTTGCTATCAACATCTATCTACATAACACTGTACATCTTCTTCTCATTGATTTCAGCAGTTACAGTATTTTTGAACGTACTGGTGatcatctccatctctcacttCAAGCAGCTCCACACTCCAACCAACCTGCTCATCCTCTCTCTGGCGGCGTCAGATCTCCTGGTGGGACTGATTGTGATACCAGTAATGACTGTAGCAATAATGGAACCATGCTGGGGTTTTGGggaatatttctgtgtgtttcatTTATATATGGCTTTTTTATGTACCTCTTTATCTCTGGGCAATTTGGTCTTGATATCTATTGACCGCTATGTTGCTGTGTGTGATCCCTTATCGTACCActctaaaataacaataacaagaatCACGTGTTGTATATCCATCACCTGGTGTTGTTGTATCATATACCGTGCTGCTAATGTACAGTTTTTTGTAAATTTACAGGTACCAAGTAGGTGTTTGAAAGAATGTACTGCTGTTGAAGGGTCCATCTGGGTTAATATCACTGACATTGTAATTACAATGGTTGTCCCGTGCTCTATTATTATAACACTTTATATGAAAATCTTTGTGGTGGCCAGATCACAGGCCAGAAAGGTATTTTCTAAAGAGGCTGCCAGTGAGTCTGGTGTTAAAACTGTACAGGCAAATAAGTCTGAGAGAAAAGCAGCAAAAACTCTTTCTATTGTTGTTTTCAACTATTTCATTTGTTGGATTCCATCTCTCTTtgctttctttttcttttctgttTTAGGTGATTATTTATTAGCATATTTCATCAGTTTTCTGGCATTTGTTAATTCCTTAATTAATCCAATCATTTATGCTTTCCTTTATCCATGGTTTAAAGTGACAGCTAAACTTATATTAAGACGTTCATTGTTCCAATAA